The proteins below come from a single Patescibacteria group bacterium genomic window:
- a CDS encoding polyprenyl synthetase family protein has product MEKFIALNKFVKSEVDGRLSDFYDLKIAEASKIDPVYAKLLLDMKKFILRGGKRLRPTLMVLGYRAAGGKEIAKALDASVSLEIFHNFVLIHDDIMDGDTTRYGGANITGVYEKRFKKLLDDKPARKTAESIAILAGELNEFFTFEVLTSLDLDPKLVFEMMKHFQKTLFDTGAGQQLDVMAGLRGDLNLSKIEKVNFYKTAQYTITYPMQLGIVAAGGNSKLFKLFAEFGSELGKAFQLADDLLGMFGSSRQTGKPVGSDIREGKQTLLMYYAKKLSSPLQWKAIETRLGKTDINIHDTKIVRVILEECGARAKVTVAADDHLKKSLLILDRMNLDTELEDLLRNLASYCVARKK; this is encoded by the coding sequence TAAACAAGTTTGTTAAATCAGAGGTAGATGGTAGATTATCTGATTTCTATGATCTTAAAATAGCCGAGGCTAGTAAGATTGATCCAGTCTATGCCAAGCTGCTGCTGGATATGAAGAAGTTCATTCTCAGAGGCGGCAAGAGACTCAGGCCAACCTTAATGGTACTAGGCTATAGGGCTGCCGGCGGCAAAGAAATAGCTAAGGCCCTGGATGCATCTGTATCGTTAGAAATTTTTCATAACTTCGTACTTATCCATGATGATATTATGGACGGCGATACCACACGCTACGGCGGCGCAAATATTACGGGAGTATATGAAAAAAGGTTCAAGAAGCTGCTAGATGATAAACCTGCTAGGAAAACTGCCGAGTCCATCGCTATTTTAGCAGGGGAGCTAAATGAGTTCTTTACATTTGAAGTGCTAACCAGCCTCGACCTCGACCCCAAGCTGGTGTTCGAAATGATGAAGCATTTCCAAAAAACACTTTTCGATACCGGAGCAGGGCAGCAATTAGATGTCATGGCGGGTCTTAGAGGAGATTTGAATCTAAGTAAAATAGAAAAGGTGAATTTTTATAAAACTGCTCAATATACTATTACATATCCCATGCAACTAGGCATTGTCGCCGCCGGGGGAAATAGTAAGCTTTTTAAGCTCTTTGCTGAGTTTGGCTCTGAATTAGGCAAAGCTTTCCAGCTCGCAGACGACCTCCTTGGCATGTTTGGCTCAAGTCGACAAACAGGTAAGCCAGTCGGCTCAGATATTCGCGAAGGTAAACAAACGCTACTGATGTATTATGCTAAAAAGCTATCATCTCCACTGCAATGGAAGGCCATTGAGACTAGGCTGGGCAAGACGGATATAAATATTCATGACACCAAGATAGTCCGAGTTATTCTCGAGGAATGTGGTGCACGGGCTAAGGTCACTGTTGCGGCAGATGATCATCTTAAAAAGTCCTTATTAATATTGGATAGGATGAACCTAGATACTGAGCTCGAAGATCTTTTAAGAAATCTCGCCTCATACTGTGTGGCTAGGAAAAAGTAG